In Leptospira bourretii, a genomic segment contains:
- a CDS encoding nitrous oxide reductase accessory protein NosL, translating into MRFNSFKLICIFLTVALVGCGDVRPEALTVGETKCSHCSMSIVDMRFHTQLITYKGKRYHFDAIECMEQFQKQKDLKIAKVWVTNYLDTKEFIPKDEAIIIHSDKIRSPMGAGLAAFKTHEDSSQFQN; encoded by the coding sequence ATGCGATTTAATAGTTTCAAACTAATTTGCATTTTCCTCACAGTCGCACTCGTAGGCTGTGGGGATGTTCGTCCTGAAGCATTGACTGTGGGGGAAACCAAATGTAGTCACTGTTCTATGTCCATTGTAGATATGAGATTTCATACCCAACTCATCACATACAAAGGAAAAAGATACCATTTCGATGCCATTGAATGTATGGAACAATTTCAGAAACAAAAAGATTTAAAAATTGCAAAAGTATGGGTGACTAACTATTTAGATACAAAAGAATTTATCCCTAAAGACGAAGCCATTATCATCCATTCAGACAAAATTCGTTCGCCAATGGGAGCGGGACTTGCCGCTTTTAAAACTCATGAAGACTCTTCTCAATTTCAAAATTAA
- a CDS encoding nitrous oxide reductase family maturation protein NosD → MPLLKLMKTLLNFKIKRVCQKTNLYHKQNQKNHQIPLGWKNTLYFFSLILISITAINPLFSKTISVCTNCTVKTVKDAILFSQNGDTIKIQPGIYKEGFLPITKSISIIGENGVVIDGLKEKHVLGVYANGVRIQNLKVIGSGISDLSEYAGVHAEKVKDCYFENLSLEDNVYGFYLAETTNCTIKNNTSIGNAENEVLGGNGIHLWSASHNKIIGNKLKKHRDGIYLEFSEHLEIEGNESEENIRYGMHFMFSNHNQFNKNIFKNNSAGVAVMYSKDIIMEENEFLDNWGESSNGILLKDIADSTLSKNRFEGNTIAVFADGITNVNFQNNDFINNGWGIKILGNTDYNKIIDNNFIKNVFDISTNTKSTTNVFSKNYWDHYEGYDLDKDHIGDIPHKTIHFFGYWIAVYPFLMVLYESPVVLFLQGIEKAFPIVTPIEFEDQHPRMKERI, encoded by the coding sequence TTGCCGCTTTTAAAACTCATGAAGACTCTTCTCAATTTCAAAATTAAAAGGGTTTGCCAAAAAACCAATTTGTATCATAAACAAAACCAAAAAAATCATCAGATTCCTCTTGGTTGGAAAAACACTTTATATTTTTTTTCCTTAATTCTAATATCTATTACCGCTATAAATCCGTTATTCTCCAAAACCATTTCCGTATGTACAAATTGTACTGTAAAAACGGTAAAGGATGCCATTTTGTTTTCACAAAATGGTGATACAATCAAAATCCAACCAGGAATTTACAAAGAAGGTTTTTTACCCATCACCAAATCCATTTCCATCATTGGCGAAAATGGTGTGGTGATTGATGGACTCAAAGAAAAACATGTATTGGGAGTTTATGCCAATGGAGTCCGCATTCAAAATTTAAAAGTAATTGGCAGTGGAATTTCCGACTTAAGTGAATATGCAGGGGTTCATGCAGAAAAAGTAAAAGATTGTTATTTTGAAAATTTAAGTTTAGAAGACAATGTTTATGGATTTTATTTAGCAGAAACCACAAACTGCACAATCAAAAACAATACCTCCATTGGGAATGCTGAAAACGAAGTCCTTGGTGGAAATGGGATTCACCTCTGGTCCGCAAGTCACAACAAAATCATTGGAAACAAATTAAAAAAACACCGTGATGGAATTTATTTAGAATTCTCAGAACATTTAGAAATCGAAGGGAACGAATCAGAAGAAAACATTCGTTACGGAATGCATTTTATGTTTTCCAATCACAACCAATTTAACAAAAACATTTTTAAAAATAATTCGGCTGGTGTCGCCGTTATGTATAGCAAAGACATCATTATGGAAGAAAATGAATTTTTAGACAATTGGGGAGAAAGTTCCAATGGAATTTTACTCAAAGATATTGCAGACAGTACGTTATCCAAAAATCGTTTTGAAGGGAATACAATTGCTGTTTTTGCCGATGGAATTACCAATGTCAATTTTCAAAACAATGATTTTATCAACAATGGATGGGGAATCAAAATTCTTGGAAATACCGATTACAACAAAATCATAGATAACAATTTTATAAAAAATGTTTTTGATATCAGCACCAATACAAAATCAACAACCAATGTTTTTTCGAAAAATTATTGGGATCACTACGAGGGATACGATTTAGACAAGGATCATATTGGAGATATTCCACATAAAACCATTCATTTTTTTGGATACTGGATTGCTGTGTATCCATTCCTTATGGTACTGTATGAATCTCCAGTGGTTCTCTTTTTGCAAGGAATCGAAAAAGCATTTCCCATAGTGACACCGATTGAATTTGAAGACCAACATCCAAGGATGAAGGAAAGAATATGA
- a CDS encoding ABC transporter ATP-binding protein: MIEVKNLTISYGGNSIAVKDVNFQTESGNIVSIIGPNGSGKSSLIKGILGLVQPIAGEISFQSKDGQPHTIGYMPQTPRFPTNIKVSELISFFKKLEPVEEERFHNLLSILELNNHMDKKIGSLSGGTKQKISILQCFSSKKDLYVIDEPTASLDPYISHLLKSLLVEKKKEGSLVIFSTHILKELQELADRFLLLSEGSILIDDSPENFLRKNNKTDLDQALMNFWNEEYKTKP, translated from the coding sequence ATGATAGAAGTTAAAAATCTTACCATCAGTTATGGTGGAAATTCTATTGCCGTTAAGGATGTAAATTTCCAAACAGAATCAGGCAATATAGTTTCCATCATTGGTCCCAATGGATCAGGTAAAAGTTCACTGATCAAAGGAATTCTTGGACTTGTCCAACCAATCGCTGGAGAAATTTCATTCCAAAGTAAAGACGGACAACCACATACCATCGGTTATATGCCACAAACTCCTCGTTTCCCTACAAACATCAAAGTATCAGAACTAATTTCTTTTTTTAAAAAACTAGAACCGGTAGAAGAAGAAAGATTTCACAACCTTTTGTCTATTTTAGAGTTAAATAACCATATGGATAAAAAAATTGGATCTTTATCCGGGGGAACCAAACAAAAAATCAGCATCCTTCAGTGTTTTTCTTCCAAAAAAGATCTATATGTGATCGACGAACCCACCGCAAGTTTAGATCCTTATATTTCGCATTTACTCAAATCACTTTTGGTCGAAAAGAAAAAAGAAGGTTCTCTTGTTATATTTTCAACCCATATATTAAAAGAATTGCAGGAGTTAGCTGACAGATTTCTTCTTTTATCAGAAGGCTCTATTCTGATCGACGATTCTCCCGAAAATTTCCTTAGAAAAAACAACAAAACTGATTTAGATCAGGCATTGATGAATTTCTGGAATGAGGAATACAAAACAAAACCATGA
- a CDS encoding ABC transporter permease yields the protein MKEILFFEIKENIRSRWVFIYSGLLVLVMMILSFFGDQNGIRLLVSTMNLTLIVIPLFSITFSGMSFLESMPFAEVLLSKSVSRSSLFLGKYLGITISLSLGLLFGLGIPGLFLFSNDPKFLFLFFELLLFGIFLTCIFVAIAFLISSFIRRGEIVLTVSLLVWLYFFIFFDALVFIFSLYLGDYPIEIPSLIVILLNPIDLIRILLILQTSSSALLGFSGAILLKQLGLYGVLGITILFLSLWISIPLLVSFKRFQKRNF from the coding sequence ATGAAAGAAATTTTATTTTTCGAAATCAAAGAAAATATACGAAGTCGTTGGGTATTTATCTACTCAGGATTACTTGTCCTCGTCATGATGATTTTAAGTTTTTTTGGAGATCAAAATGGAATCCGTTTGCTCGTAAGTACAATGAACTTAACTCTCATTGTGATTCCCCTATTTTCCATTACATTCTCAGGAATGTCTTTTTTAGAATCAATGCCATTTGCCGAAGTATTACTTTCAAAATCCGTTAGCAGAAGTTCCCTTTTTTTGGGAAAGTATTTAGGAATTACAATTTCTCTCTCCTTAGGTCTGTTATTCGGACTTGGAATTCCCGGTTTGTTTCTTTTCTCTAATGATCCAAAATTTCTATTTTTATTTTTTGAATTACTATTATTTGGAATCTTCTTAACCTGTATCTTTGTTGCCATTGCCTTTTTAATTTCTTCATTTATCAGAAGGGGTGAAATTGTATTAACAGTTTCTCTTCTGGTTTGGTTGTACTTTTTTATTTTCTTTGATGCTTTGGTATTCATCTTTAGTTTGTATTTAGGTGATTATCCAATCGAAATTCCTTCTCTCATTGTCATCTTACTCAACCCCATCGATTTAATCAGAATTCTTCTAATTCTACAGACTAGCTCCTCGGCTCTTCTTGGTTTTTCAGGAGCGATATTATTAAAACAACTCGGCTTGTACGGAGTTTTAGGAATAACAATTTTGTTTTTATCTTTGTGGATTAGTATTCCACTTCTCGTTTCTTTTAAACGATTCCAAAAACGAAATTTTTGA
- a CDS encoding LIC_11090 family protein → MKRWLQIAAVLILLPFIGKILFLETGLLAQSMYQLSMVCHCNHGSKNEIHKEEDSPHSKRIVCHLTKDSGPHVCSCAKKKSATKVLQSQSMNPSFAADTKFNPLITYDVIILAFQPGAHLRNGFAHLPYKPPRQLHS, encoded by the coding sequence ATGAAACGTTGGTTACAAATCGCCGCGGTTTTGATCCTACTTCCCTTTATAGGTAAAATCCTATTTTTGGAAACTGGATTACTTGCCCAGTCTATGTACCAACTCTCTATGGTTTGCCATTGTAACCACGGCTCCAAAAACGAAATTCATAAAGAAGAGGATTCACCTCATTCCAAACGTATCGTTTGCCATCTAACAAAAGATTCTGGTCCTCATGTATGTTCCTGTGCGAAAAAAAAATCAGCCACAAAGGTTCTCCAATCACAGTCCATGAACCCGAGCTTCGCCGCAGACACAAAATTTAACCCACTCATCACTTATGACGTTATCATCCTTGCATTCCAACCAGGCGCCCACCTACGGAACGGATTCGCACACTTACCTTACAAACCACCAAGACAACTCCATTCCTAA
- a CDS encoding copper chaperone PCu(A)C translates to MKLKHILILFLITTPLISKEVKIENAYIKYTSSTTSVVYLTLNNGTNIEKKLVQAKSNIADRVKLYTMLPSDAGMKMVPVTEISIPKNGMTHLTPRGYHIMLFGIKSPLKLKESIPFRFVFSDGSELQSNISVETSSPNKDINNKSTSPSFKTEETGSNNNVSQTTDEVDMSNFDPIAQTNEDHSEHDHSGHEGHEHHNRADMLAPAGIMNPHIHEKGKWMIDYRYMGMKMWGLQSGTSGMSDLGTLYFPFTDPTVAMPTGSLITGSPIGTTLPTLSPNKYNYMSVPTDMVMEMNMVSAMTSISDKWMIMFMVPAVKNKMTMLSSNFDRAPMSSAGIGDVSFSTAYRLIKTEHQNFFTGMGISLPTGSIDERDNMPMMGKQKVPYNMQPGVGTYSLLPQLSYNGNYKRISWGAQSQASLRIGKNDNNYRFGNRYEISGWLSFLVHESTSISVRVAKQRWLNLQGMDATLDPKMDPQNDPYRQGGMRSDLLIGINFLVTSGIFQGARFGFEYGKPFHQNLNGPQLATRELINVFASFTF, encoded by the coding sequence ATGAAACTCAAACACATACTCATTTTATTTCTGATAACCACTCCTCTTATTTCGAAAGAGGTTAAAATTGAGAATGCTTATATCAAATATACATCCTCAACAACTTCTGTTGTTTACCTCACCTTAAACAACGGAACAAACATCGAAAAAAAACTTGTGCAAGCAAAATCAAATATAGCCGACCGAGTCAAGTTATATACAATGTTACCATCTGATGCGGGAATGAAAATGGTTCCTGTTACCGAAATTTCCATTCCCAAAAATGGTATGACCCATCTCACTCCAAGAGGGTATCATATCATGCTTTTTGGAATCAAATCTCCATTAAAACTAAAAGAATCCATTCCCTTTCGATTTGTTTTTTCTGATGGCTCAGAACTACAATCCAATATCTCTGTAGAAACTTCATCACCAAACAAAGATATAAACAATAAATCCACTTCCCCTTCATTCAAAACAGAAGAAACAGGATCTAACAATAATGTTTCTCAAACTACAGATGAAGTTGATATGTCAAATTTTGATCCCATTGCACAAACGAACGAAGACCATTCGGAACATGATCATTCAGGCCATGAAGGACACGAACACCACAACCGTGCCGATATGTTGGCACCAGCTGGGATCATGAACCCTCATATCCACGAAAAAGGAAAGTGGATGATTGATTATCGTTATATGGGAATGAAAATGTGGGGATTACAATCTGGTACTTCTGGAATGAGTGACCTTGGAACTTTGTATTTTCCATTTACCGACCCTACTGTTGCCATGCCTACAGGAAGTTTAATTACAGGTTCTCCAATTGGAACTACCCTTCCGACACTTTCACCTAACAAATACAACTATATGTCGGTTCCCACTGATATGGTTATGGAAATGAATATGGTGAGTGCTATGACTTCCATTTCAGACAAATGGATGATTATGTTTATGGTTCCCGCAGTAAAAAACAAAATGACGATGTTATCAAGTAATTTTGACAGAGCTCCCATGAGTTCTGCTGGGATTGGTGATGTTAGTTTTAGCACTGCCTATCGATTGATCAAAACAGAACATCAGAATTTTTTTACAGGTATGGGAATTTCTCTTCCTACTGGTTCCATTGATGAAAGAGACAATATGCCTATGATGGGAAAACAAAAAGTTCCTTATAACATGCAACCTGGTGTTGGAACATATAGTTTACTACCACAATTATCGTATAACGGTAATTACAAGAGAATTTCTTGGGGTGCACAATCCCAAGCCAGTTTACGAATTGGGAAAAATGATAATAACTACAGATTCGGAAATCGATACGAAATATCGGGATGGTTATCCTTTCTTGTTCATGAAAGTACATCAATTTCCGTTCGTGTAGCAAAACAAAGGTGGTTGAACCTCCAGGGAATGGATGCAACTCTTGACCCAAAGATGGATCCACAAAATGATCCTTATCGTCAAGGTGGAATGCGAAGTGACCTACTCATTGGTATTAACTTTCTTGTCACAAGTGGAATATTCCAAGGTGCCCGATTTGGTTTTGAGTATGGAAAACCTTTCCATCAAAATTTAAATGGGCCACAACTTGCCACAAGAGAGCTCATCAACGTATTTGCTTCGTTTACATTTTAA
- a CDS encoding GNAT family N-acetyltransferase has protein sequence MENPNLTIRMAKPTDVETIVPLIYSSGPKAWTFVFGEGKKTAFDFLNSSYIKRGNTVSYTNHYVAELNGKVVGSILSYTQPSFLALTAGTALRILSVYKWNAPKVMARGLKTETIIQPPKSGCLYLGHIAVSETERNKGIAKKLIEFMITNNQKYKTISLDVSAENKPAISLYQNLGFETRETRHPLGWEGTIPSHHYMEKQI, from the coding sequence ATGGAAAATCCAAACCTAACCATCCGTATGGCAAAACCTACTGATGTGGAAACAATCGTTCCTCTCATTTACTCTTCAGGACCCAAAGCATGGACTTTTGTTTTTGGGGAAGGGAAAAAAACAGCTTTTGATTTTTTAAACTCATCTTACATAAAACGAGGAAATACTGTTTCGTATACCAATCATTATGTGGCAGAACTAAATGGAAAAGTAGTGGGTTCTATTTTATCTTATACTCAACCTAGTTTTTTGGCACTGACGGCAGGGACAGCCCTTCGCATCCTTTCCGTATACAAATGGAATGCACCGAAAGTTATGGCAAGAGGACTCAAAACGGAAACCATCATCCAACCACCAAAATCTGGATGTTTGTATTTGGGTCATATTGCCGTTTCGGAAACAGAAAGAAACAAAGGGATCGCAAAAAAACTAATCGAGTTTATGATCACGAATAATCAAAAATATAAAACAATTTCTTTGGACGTCTCAGCAGAAAACAAACCAGCAATTTCCCTGTATCAAAACTTAGGTTTTGAAACCAGAGAAACAAGACATCCCTTAGGTTGGGAAGGAACCATTCCCTCTCACCACTATATGGAAAAACAAATTTAG
- a CDS encoding phytanoyl-CoA dioxygenase family protein: MNEVIPSKVKSQLETLGYYLFPNYIPMDTLRILKDILLRSNAEWCKELNHPKNVNSAYLTSTKFTKDKKDRETLFQFIASDALLEIGKIVFDGPMYFLNTQIFFNPEDPNKLPYWHRDIQYMGIPEEKQFERIQKDFVWHFRIPLEKDPGIWMVPGTQKRWDTEEERNIRLELEGKKNHEDLSNQILIPHNPGDLLVFSAHLIHKGNYDTNRFSFDILYTNFPEKKETADHWNHFPNNNEFKTQENHSLFHLV, from the coding sequence ATGAATGAAGTAATTCCTTCCAAAGTTAAATCGCAATTAGAAACTTTGGGTTACTATCTGTTTCCCAACTACATTCCCATGGATACACTTAGGATTCTAAAAGATATCCTTCTTCGTTCCAATGCTGAATGGTGCAAAGAACTGAATCATCCAAAAAATGTAAACAGTGCTTATCTTACCTCCACAAAATTTACAAAAGACAAAAAGGATAGAGAGACACTTTTTCAATTCATTGCATCCGATGCCTTACTAGAAATTGGTAAGATAGTTTTTGATGGCCCAATGTATTTTCTCAACACTCAAATCTTTTTTAATCCAGAGGATCCGAACAAACTTCCCTATTGGCATAGGGACATCCAATACATGGGCATTCCGGAAGAAAAACAATTCGAAAGAATACAAAAAGATTTTGTATGGCACTTTCGGATTCCCTTAGAAAAAGATCCTGGGATTTGGATGGTTCCAGGAACACAGAAACGTTGGGACACAGAAGAAGAACGAAACATTCGTTTGGAACTCGAAGGGAAAAAAAATCACGAAGACCTCTCTAACCAAATCCTAATCCCACATAACCCGGGAGACCTACTTGTGTTTTCTGCTCATCTCATCCACAAAGGAAACTACGATACAAACCGATTTTCCTTTGATATCTTATATACAAATTTTCCAGAAAAAAAAGAAACTGCCGACCACTGGAATCATTTTCCAAACAACAACGAATTTAAAACCCAAGAAAATCATTCTCTCTTTCATTTGGTTTAA
- a CDS encoding PadR family transcriptional regulator yields MRINEFFSSFIKIHILYHCEKEEIYGVWMIEELKEHGYKISPGSLYPMLKNLEEKKLIRSRVEQIGKVKRKFYRITSKGKKELSAAKVKLKELIGEILYQ; encoded by the coding sequence ATGCGAATTAATGAGTTTTTTTCCAGTTTTATTAAAATTCATATTTTGTATCACTGTGAAAAGGAAGAAATTTATGGTGTATGGATGATAGAAGAACTTAAGGAACATGGATACAAAATTAGCCCAGGTTCTTTGTATCCAATGCTAAAAAATTTAGAAGAAAAAAAACTTATCCGTTCCCGAGTCGAACAAATTGGAAAAGTAAAACGTAAATTTTACCGCATCACTTCCAAAGGGAAAAAAGAACTCTCCGCAGCAAAAGTAAAATTAAAGGAATTAATCGGTGAGATACTGTATCAATAA
- the chrA gene encoding chromate efflux transporter has product MKNHLEVFFTALKLGCTSFGGPIAHLSYFHDEYVTKKKWISAHAYADLVALCQFLPGPASSQVGMAIGLSRAGIFGAILSWIGFTLPSAIVLIFFGLGITTMDVTAHNHWLHGLKVVAVAVVAQAILGMGKKLCPDKERISIAIITSVILLFLNSAFLQVAILFFSGIFGIFFLKSASDLPHEPFHKGNKTIGSVFIFLFFGLLIFFPFLRELYQNQTINLFDSFYRAGALVFGGGHVVLPLLQAEVVPSGWVSNDLFLAGYGISNAIPGPLFAFSSYLGAVSSVKPNGWEGAIICLVAAFSPSFLLVVGVLPFWEKLRKNPNIRKSMLGINASVVGILLAALYQPVWTNAIFSGKDFALAITGFLFLEFWKLPSWIVVIATVLISFFIY; this is encoded by the coding sequence TTGAAAAATCATTTAGAAGTTTTTTTTACTGCACTCAAACTCGGATGTACTTCGTTTGGTGGTCCGATTGCTCACTTAAGTTATTTTCATGATGAGTATGTAACCAAAAAAAAATGGATCAGTGCCCATGCCTATGCTGACTTAGTCGCCCTTTGCCAATTTTTACCTGGTCCTGCCAGTAGCCAAGTGGGGATGGCCATTGGACTTTCCCGAGCTGGGATTTTTGGTGCCATTCTTTCCTGGATAGGATTTACTTTACCATCTGCCATCGTTCTTATATTCTTTGGACTTGGTATCACAACGATGGATGTTACAGCTCACAACCATTGGCTGCATGGATTAAAAGTGGTGGCTGTGGCTGTGGTAGCCCAAGCCATCCTCGGTATGGGAAAAAAACTTTGCCCAGATAAAGAACGAATTTCAATTGCCATAATAACGAGCGTTATATTGCTTTTTCTAAACTCGGCTTTCCTACAAGTAGCGATTTTATTTTTTTCTGGAATTTTTGGGATTTTTTTCCTAAAATCTGCATCTGACCTACCTCACGAACCTTTTCACAAAGGAAATAAAACAATCGGATCTGTTTTTATATTTTTATTTTTTGGCTTGTTAATCTTTTTTCCATTCCTAAGAGAATTATATCAAAACCAAACAATCAATCTATTTGATAGTTTTTATCGCGCCGGTGCACTCGTGTTTGGTGGTGGGCATGTTGTTCTTCCATTGTTGCAAGCTGAAGTGGTTCCCTCCGGTTGGGTCAGCAATGATCTATTCCTAGCAGGTTATGGAATCTCAAATGCAATCCCAGGTCCTTTGTTTGCATTTAGTAGTTATTTAGGTGCCGTTTCTAGTGTAAAACCAAATGGTTGGGAGGGAGCTATTATTTGTTTGGTGGCTGCCTTTTCACCTTCTTTCCTTTTGGTGGTTGGAGTTTTGCCATTCTGGGAAAAACTAAGAAAGAATCCAAACATTCGTAAGTCCATGTTAGGAATCAATGCCTCTGTTGTGGGAATACTACTTGCTGCGCTTTACCAACCCGTTTGGACGAATGCAATTTTTTCCGGCAAAGATTTTGCCTTGGCAATCACAGGATTTTTATTTTTAGAATTCTGGAAACTTCCTTCTTGGATCGTTGTCATTGCCACTGTTTTGATCAGTTTTTTTATTTATTAG
- a CDS encoding DinB family protein, whose translation MKDFFLRNNAYHIWATNLLYDSIGNLSDEDYKKDVGLFFKSIHGTLNHLLLVEKVWYSRLIGEIYVPSSLAEELESNRQTLKSRMIESLELWNSWLTGLDNSIWETLFRYKTMRGFEAELIFCDVVQHNFNHRTHHRGQITAAITQLGGKSPEIDYVYYLQTKGK comes from the coding sequence ATGAAAGATTTTTTCCTTAGAAACAATGCTTATCATATTTGGGCCACAAATCTTTTGTATGATTCGATAGGTAATTTATCAGATGAAGATTACAAAAAAGATGTAGGTTTATTTTTTAAATCCATTCACGGAACACTCAACCATTTGTTACTTGTGGAAAAAGTATGGTATTCAAGACTTATAGGTGAAATCTACGTCCCATCTTCTTTAGCAGAAGAACTTGAGTCCAATCGACAAACACTAAAAAGTCGAATGATTGAAAGTTTAGAATTATGGAATTCTTGGCTCACAGGCCTTGACAATTCAATTTGGGAAACACTCTTTCGTTATAAAACAATGAGAGGGTTTGAAGCAGAACTTATTTTTTGTGATGTGGTACAACATAATTTCAACCACAGGACACACCACCGAGGACAAATCACTGCCGCCATCACCCAGCTAGGTGGCAAATCGCCGGAAATAGATTATGTTTATTATCTCCAAACAAAAGGAAAATAG
- a CDS encoding GNAT family N-acetyltransferase, whose amino-acid sequence MKIRQANYNDVSKISPVFDEYRQFYGQPTNITGANRFLQDRMEHAQSIIFLAEDPDSGEIAGFTQLYPVFSSISMQRSYILNDLFVKNKFRKQGIAKQLIAEAKSFTKSNSGKGLELSTSTHNKEARALYTKEGFELETEFLTYFWKSV is encoded by the coding sequence ATGAAAATCAGACAAGCGAACTATAATGACGTATCCAAAATTTCCCCTGTTTTCGACGAATACAGACAATTTTATGGACAACCCACCAACATAACAGGTGCAAATCGATTTTTGCAAGACAGAATGGAACATGCACAATCCATTATCTTTCTAGCAGAAGATCCAGATAGTGGAGAGATCGCAGGATTTACACAACTATATCCAGTATTCTCTTCCATTTCCATGCAAAGATCTTATATCTTAAATGACCTCTTTGTAAAAAATAAATTCCGCAAACAAGGAATCGCCAAACAACTGATTGCGGAAGCCAAATCTTTTACCAAATCAAATTCTGGAAAAGGATTGGAACTTTCCACTTCTACCCACAACAAAGAAGCACGCGCATTGTATACAAAAGAAGGTTTTGAACTAGAAACAGAATTTTTGACTTATTTCTGGAAGTCTGTTTAA
- a CDS encoding FMN-binding negative transcriptional regulator produces the protein MYIPKDFQMETEFIYQSIEEYPFSVLVSGSENGLVATHLPLLLSDDKQKLVGHFAKPNPQKESVSKEVLCIFSGPHCYISPSWYETERAVPTWNFTAVHVKGILNIVDDPEKIQKSLVALVERFESKDSKYQIESVDTNYIEGLKKGIVPFEIQITHIEGKQKLSQNHSVERRNLVISNLDLLPGENEKAIASLMRKNLIQ, from the coding sequence ATGTACATTCCCAAAGATTTTCAAATGGAAACAGAATTCATTTACCAATCAATCGAGGAATACCCTTTTTCGGTATTAGTATCTGGTTCAGAGAATGGGTTGGTAGCGACACATTTGCCTCTTTTACTTTCAGACGACAAACAAAAATTAGTTGGACATTTTGCAAAACCAAACCCCCAAAAGGAAAGTGTCAGCAAAGAAGTCCTTTGTATTTTTTCTGGCCCACATTGTTACATCTCCCCTTCTTGGTATGAAACCGAAAGGGCAGTACCCACATGGAATTTCACTGCTGTCCATGTGAAAGGAATTTTAAATATCGTGGATGATCCCGAAAAAATCCAAAAAAGTTTGGTTGCTCTTGTCGAACGTTTCGAATCAAAAGATTCTAAATACCAGATCGAATCAGTAGATACCAATTACATCGAAGGATTAAAAAAAGGAATTGTTCCTTTTGAAATCCAAATCACTCATATTGAGGGCAAACAAAAACTTAGCCAAAATCATTCGGTAGAACGTCGGAATTTGGTAATATCAAATTTAGATTTGTTGCCCGGGGAAAATGAAAAAGCGATTGCATCTTTAATGAGAAAAAACCTAATTCAATAA